aaaaatgaaaaatgatgcTGAACTTCTAAGGGCTGTGAAAGCTTTCGTAGATTACTGGCCCAAGCGAGACATGTCACTAACAATGTATGATCCAGTCAGAGTTGGTATTGAAAGAGTCTATCGGGGAGGATATTACTTTCAATGcttcatgattttcatcaaaAATGCTCATGTCACTAAACAGTTGACATTCATCACagataaatttatcaagaaattgGAATCTTTGACTTGGTTGGataaaatactttttaataGAATAGAGATAGCCAAagaacatatttttcattacaaCAATGAGAGAAGATTCATGGAAGATCTATTTGATGCCATTGATATGGGAATTTTCAATGaaccaataaaaaattattacctTTGGAGAGCGAATGCCATGGAAGATGATGGTATATTTGCAAAAATCGAATACTATATACAAGACACATTACTTCGTCAAACTGACTATCAATTGAGAATTTGAGGAAAGCATATTATGAGCTCATCCAATGTATGGATATGATTtgataaatacaaataaatatggttttattcaaagaaaatttgaaaatcaatgGAAATCATCCTCACCTGTTTCATATCCTGTATTATTCTAATGTAGAGATGTATT
The genomic region above belongs to Nilaparvata lugens isolate BPH chromosome 5, ASM1435652v1, whole genome shotgun sequence and contains:
- the LOC111064509 gene encoding uncharacterized protein LOC111064509 isoform X2 codes for the protein MDQSCWLRVLILLSMYLMVNANIADHGKSLMFTLKQMDQTVNQAFSEEKIRVLTSYIFNSDSFHNILKINFNGKITAAQLYKDKKFFKQLQSQVYKYCRQWPKMKNDAELLRAVKAFVDYWPKRDMSLTMYDPVRVGIERVYRGGYYFQCFMIFIKNAHVTKQLTFITDKFIKKLESLTWLDKILFNRIEIAKEHIFHYNNERRFMEDLFDAIDMGIFNEPIKNYYLWRANAMEDDGIFAKIEYYIQDTLLRQTDYQLRI